Part of the Musa acuminata AAA Group cultivar baxijiao chromosome BXJ3-10, Cavendish_Baxijiao_AAA, whole genome shotgun sequence genome, AGTCTCGTTTCctgaattttttttctaaatcaaaTTGTGTTGGTTCCTTCTAGCAGATCTTTGCATAATATATTCATGTCCCTGTTATGTCTGATCATTGGTTATTCTTTAAAGTGACAAATTCTACAACATTCACGCGAtgcattttttgtattttttgggATTTGGCTTAAGAGCCTAATATTGAGAGTAGTATGCATGCTACTTTAGGTATATGTTGTTGGGTTAGGGGTGTTCAACTTTTCAGGAAAATTAGTGTATTGTAACATGATTGTTGGGACTGAATTTATTTGGAGAAAGATTTAGGCACTCTAGTTATATGTCAAGTTGTATCTAAAGTTTAATTGAAAAAGTATTTCCCATGTTTTCATTCGCAAAAATTGTTGTAATGTTTTCTATATGAGGACTCGACTCTTTGTTTGTCAGACACATGAAATTTTAGTTGTAGAGATTGTGCATTAAAACAGGTTCATGAAAATGAAGTGTATTCACGAGTATTGTGTTGAGATAGGTTTCTTAGAATTGCATGTTGTATTTTTGTCAATTTGTTGTCACTGATAGAAGCGACACATGAATTTTATGAGGCACTTAGTGTACCTTGCCTGCTGGTGGtgttactttcttcttgtttctctctcttttttctttgtAATTTCTTACACCACTATTGCCCATAATTTCTGTTGCTAGAAACTCAGTAGCAGATCACTCAAAACCTTTGATTGGTCATCCTTTAATCTGTGAAATTTTATGCCGGATGTTAGCTTGATGAACAGTCATTaaatttacaatattttttttgttctttttaactTTGTAAGTTACATTTTTCTTATTCTTGAATTTCTTGTCCAAGGATAGTCGGCTTAACAACAATAGTCTTTCGGGTCACATTCCTGGATCTTTGACCACCATAAATGCTCTTCAAGTTCTGTAAGTTGATGTAGTCTGTGTAAACAATTTATGCCTACTGTGTTATTTTAATTGCTAATATAAGATGAATTTTTTTGTTAATAAACATGTAGAGATTTATCAAACAATGGGCTGTCTGGAGAAGTTCCATCGAATGGATCATTCTCGCAATTCACTCCCATCAGGTGCTTTGCAGTTTTAGCTATTTTCTTAACATTTTGGTTTTGCTATTACCTTGATATTGTTATTACAAATCATATTTGTTTGATCTGCAGTTTTCAAAATAATGCTCGATTATGTGGCCCGGGTGCTTCAAAAGCCTGTCCTAATTCGCCTCCATTATCTCCACCACCTCCATTTGTTCCACCGCCACCTTCATCCGGAGGTAATTCTCTTTGTTGTTTCTTCCTTGAAGCTTGTTAAAGTGAATTTGATCGTACTGTGAAACAAAACTattatatatgttatattttctttTCGAAAATAGAGATCATTGTATTAGCTCAAAATGAGAAAACAAGAGTTGCTCTGCTCGTTAGAGCACAAAATATTACTCAACTCAAGAGGCGTACTTTGCCTCCAAAGCCGGGAAGTGCCAGAAAATTTTTGCTTTCGAAGCCAACCAGTTAGCACAATTGTTGGCTTCTCTATAAACATGAGATATATTGGAGTCctcaaaacataatattaaggtcCAAATAGATCTAACACAGTTTAGAATATGCCATGGAGGTTCTTCTTATTTGTTCATTGCTCTAGCAAGAGTCATATCATCCACCTCAACTCGAAGTTTGATGCCTTCACCTGTTGCAGGTTGAGTCCTTCAAAGACAACAATTGCTTCATTGTATTTCCTGCCACCCTTCTCAATGTATTTGCATCCTGCGATTAGACAAGCACCATCCCCCAATCTTATCAGGAAGCCAGCCCCTTCCTTTCTGTGAATTTGCACAAAAAGCCTAATTAGAATTCAATTCATGCCATCTATTAGCGGATCTATTCCAGTGCATGAAAACATGACTTGTCCTAGGGTAATCCCCTTCAAATTTAGTCAAGAGGCTATGATTCATTACCGGACCATAAATCTTCGCAAAAATAGCAAATAGACTGGTTTGAGATACTGATCATTACAGGCCCTTCCAGATCAACCACAGGCCATAAGCAATAATGGCTCTAAGCAGCCATGCGCACTCCCTAGTAAGAGATTGCCTGTCACTCATGCATGCCCCATTAACCCAATCTATAAAGAAGTCAAGTTCCAGCTTCTGCTCTAGAAGTGACCAAAACCTCCCAGCAAACTGACATGAGAAGAAGATATGGATTTGATCATCTTCCGACCGATTACAAAGGAAAGAAGCATGAGGCCTCACAATGCCATATCTAGCAAGTCGAACAGTGGTCCGATGCCTCTAATGGAGGAGTTTCTAGCAGAAAACAAGTGTTCTATTAATAGCAGGTATTTTCCACAAGTGAGCCATATAGATTGACTATTAGGCAGACCTCTCACCAAGCTCATTATTTGGTTATAGGCCTGTTTGGTAGATGGTTGCCCCTTCTGATCAGGTGGCTGAACAATTTTGTCCTCACTAGGGGAACTAGGTAAGTCAATGCTCTGGATTAAGGTAGCTGACGTGTGTCCAAACATATGCAAAACAAGATCATATTTCCATTGTCCATTACAAATAAAGTAAGATAAAGAGGCATCAGCAGAGCAATCTGATATAAAAGTAGGTAATTTTCAAATTGATAAGAATCTCAAAAGCCAACGATCACTGAAAACATTTATATCAGAGCCATTCCCAATAACATATGAGAAATAGGTATTAAATTGGCTGAAGGCTTTAATGAAAAGCTTCCAAGATCGACTGCAATTGTTAGGAAAGTCTTTAGTCCAAGGAGAGACCCTATCATATTTAGTATTCACTACCTCTAAGGAAATACCTGTACCATGATACAGGTAAGCATGGAGTCTCTGAACCTACAAAGCATAGGCCACAACATTTATATCCCTAATACCAAGACCCCCATCGTGTTCGGGTTTAATGATAGAATCCCAGGCAATATAAAGCATACTCTTGGAGTTTGTCACCATTTgacccaaggtttttaatttcgaatgataccgctcgtaccgggtggtacgtaccggtccgccagcagATCGGTACATGGACCACCTGCTACCAGGCGGTACCATCGATGGGGGTTGTTTTCGCCCCGTTACCACGCGAAATCGATCagtgacggtcgatttcgaccgtcgccGCCCATTACGGGACGGTATTAGTCGAGGGAGAAGGaacaagagggaaaaaaaaaaaggagaacctgAAGATCCGTCGCAGCCCTCCCTCGACGGACgtcgcagatgagatgtcgcctcctcatcTGAGGTGACGAGGCCTTGGCGTCGttggcgacttctcctcatccgcgcgGGGAGAAGACGTAGCCAAGGCTTaacggggagaagaaacgaggtgaCGTcacccttatttttatttttttaactaattattattattattattattttatatatatatatatatatatatatatatatatatatatatataccgagcggtatgtcaAAGCGTACTGCTCGGTATACTCGTACCGTATCATACTGAGCTGAGCTCAATACTCTGGTACGGTAGGAAATTGGGAATCTTGCTTTGACCACAAAAAATCTATATCAGATTTCTAAATGGAGCTGGTAACTTTCTTAGGCAACCACATCACATTCAAGCCAAGCACCTGGGAAGCCAATAAAAGTGAATTTATCAAGGTAATCTTCCTGGCTTGAGAAAGAGTGAATCCAGCCCATTTACTTATTCTATTGTTAATCTGCTGCCAGGATTCATCATAAGCACAGGGAGTCTATCAAGGGCAACTAGAGCTCCTAGGTACCTAAATGGGAATTTCCCTTCTTTGATGTTACAAATTTACAGATTTCGGAAACATTATTCTAGAAGTGGCATGAGGGAAGAAGATATATTTTTTAAGGATCGTGCTTCatgagttcttcttcttcttcttttttcccaTACAACCACATTATCttttattaatgaaaaaaatCCATACTATATAGTTTCATCCACAACGTCCTCATTAAATTGGATAAGCCCTTTTGCTTTTAGATAGTTCCCGAAGAAAAGGCATCTTATCTAAATATTTAAAGTTTTGTACAAGATTATCATTTTTCAGTTGTTTTCCTTCTCTTGCTCTTTATCTATTCCTCAATCATCACCTTCTTCACGTACTGCCAGCCTTGCCTCATCTTCCTTCTTGACTGCACCACCCCAGGCTACCATCCTTCTTCAACTGCCCACTAGTGCTGCTTCCCATCACCTGCCATTGCCATCATCCACTAATTGTAGCCAATCCTACGGTCCTACCTCCACCATACTTCTTTTGACACACTGCTATTATACATTTCCTTCACGCGAAATAAATAATCCTGTGATCAGAAATGAAAGAAAGGATGGTTTAATATACATAGTTGACTTATCACCAGAAATATGAGTTAAACATTTTGGATTACATCATAAGGCCCACTAGTTTGTTGCTCAGATCATGACAAATGGGATTAGAGTAACTATGTCAAGCACTTTGTGTTAGTTAAGATGGATTGAGATGATTTACCTGTATACTTGAAATTGTTGTGCATTGGTTGGTTTGGTGTTTGAatcaaggtttttaatctcgtaTCATACCAATGTACCAAAATTTGCTCAGTATAGTACGGTACCaacgtaccgagcgatacacctaaAATAGGCATAAATCCCCCCAAAAATAcctgaaatattaaaaaaagagtTGCATGTTTTAGCTgaaaatgatatttaaatttataaaaatggagTCATTAGAAAAGAGTTAACTAATGACTCAACCTCAAAAGCTGAAATCTATGGTTTCTCCTATCATAAACTGATTTTTCCTCACAATAATTCCTGCATGTTTGAACTgaaaatgatatttaaatttataaatctgAAGTATTGGACAATGACTTGCATCATATTATCTTCCTGAAATCATTGTTAAGACAATTTTATGTACTGTTTATAGAATTTCAGCAGCTTTATGCTTTTATTTCAATTCAATTAGTTGCAGTAATCCTCTTTGAGACTCCATCAACACTTGTTCTATTTCAAATTGCTACCAAAAATTCCTGATTTAACAAGTAATTCTAACAATCAACATCAAAAGCTGAAATCTATGGTACCGCCTGGTACaggtcggtaacgatcgaaattttgaccgttaccgccTAGTACAGCCCTATATCACCTTATACGGGGCCAAAAACCTACCGGGCAGTCCGCGTGCCGGTCTGCTGATGGATCAAtacgtaccgcctgtaccgagtggtacggtatgaaattaaaaaccctgGTTGGAATCCTAATGCACTTCAATCTATGGATTACTTGACATTTTGTATTATGAGTAGGTAAAATTTCTTACCTGCATCGGGCCCATGGTATCCACTGGTGACTTTTTGTTCTTAATATGGTTATCCTTTGAAAGCATTCTTTTCAAGTTTTCATAAAGAATTCATGGTGCATGTCAGCTTTGGCCTAGGctacatgaaaaataaaaaatcatgagtGGAGATTTAAAAGCTTGTTACTTGTCATTTTAACAGGAAGTAGTGCCTCCAGCATTGCAGCGATTGCTGGTGGGGTTGCTGCAGGTGCTGCCTTGCTGTTTGCTGCACCTGCTATTGGTTTTGCCTGGTGGCGTCGTCGCAAGCCACAAGAACATTTCTTTGATGTGCCTGGTTAGTTATTAATGTTGTTTTATGTATTGTTTACATGTTTGTAGTATTTAATTTTTCCAGGGATTTCTATGCAGCTGAAGAGGATCCAGAAGTTCATTTGGGCCAGCTTAAAAGGTTTTCTCTCCGAGAATTACAAGTTGCAACTGATAGTTTCAGTAACAAGAACATTTTAGGCAGAGGTGGATTTGGGAAAGTCTATAAAGGACGGCTTGCGGACGGTTCACTTGTAGCTGTAAAGAGGCTAAAAGAAGAACGCACCCCAGGTGGGGAGCTTCAGTTTCAAACTGAAGTTGAGATGATTAGCATGGCTGTGCACCGTAACCTACTTAGACTTCGCGGATTTTGTATGACTCCTACTGAACGATTGCTTGTGTATCCATATATGGCTAATGGAAGTGTTGCATCATGCTTAAGAGGTACTTCTTTTCGACTGCATCGCTATTGGAGTGTAAAGCATTTTCTTAATTTTAGTAATAACAATGTTTCTGTTTTTAGAAAAAAAAGTAAGCCATACCAATCACAATGTTCAAACAATTAAAGAGATCTCTATTAAgggattttttttttagttatctTAATCTCAtgagattttaatatttatttgcaGAACGTCCACCATCAGAGCCACCACTTGATTGGACAATTCGGCGGAGGGTTGCATTGGGTGCTGCAAGGGGGCTGTCCTACTTGCATGACCATTGTGATCCAAGAATTATTCATCGTGATGTTAAAGCTGCAAATATTCTGTTGGATGAGGAGTTTGAGGCAGTTGTAGGGGATTTTGGCTTAGCCAAACTAATGGACTACAAGGATACCCATGTCACAACTGCTGTCCGTGGAACGATAGGTCATATTGCTCCAGAATACTTGTCAACGGGGAAGTCCTCTGAGAAAACTGATGTTTTTGGGTATGGAATCATGCTTCTGGAACTGATCACAGGTCAAAGAGCATTTGATCTTGCTCGGCTTGCAAATGATGATGATGTCATGTTGCTTGACTGGGTAAGTGCTGGCCATTGTTCCCATGATTCATTAAGCCATCTTTCTCTTACACATTTACTTTAAAAAATTAAGAATCTGGAGTCAGTTATTAGATTAGGATTGGTCTGGAACAGTGCACCTTATCCTAGGTTTTTTTTTCTAGCGACTTTGGGATCTAATCATGCACGTTTTAAGGTTTACACTATGGTCGATATCCAAGGGTGAAAATGATTAGACTGGTTTTGGACCCACTGGTAGAGTATATCCGCCTTTCACGTTAGTGAGGCATCTAGTAGTATGTCTGCTTATTCGAGGGTAGTATAAAATCATTTGATCCATGAAGCTCAGCACTCTGAGTTGGTGAGCTACAGAGCTCTCATAAGGGATCAATAAGAACTTCATACTACATCACTAGTGCATAATTGGAAACAAAATTTGCTTAGTTATTTGTTTCTAATTTTAGTTATTTGGCTCTGTTTATGAACATAATTTGTATCAGCTTTGCTTTTCTGGTACATGGGAAGATGTTAATTAATTGATACCTGCATTGCTTCCAGGTGAAAGGTCTTCTGAAAGACAAAAAACTGGAAATGTTAGTGGATCCAGATTTGCAGAACAACTACATC contains:
- the LOC135651643 gene encoding LRR receptor kinase BAK1-like isoform X1, yielding MAAAVRKAMARWFLWFVLVGSPLGRVLANMEGDALNSLKTNLIDPNNVLQSWDPTLVNPCTWFHVTCDSDNSVIRVDLGNADLSGNLVPQLGLLKKLQYLELYSNNISGTIPSDLGNLTNLVSLDLYLNKFTGEIPDSLGNLKNLRFLRLNNNSLSGHIPGSLTTINALQVLDLSNNGLSGEVPSNGSFSQFTPIRCFAVLAIFLTFWFCYYLDIVITNHICLICSFQNNARLCGPGASKACPNSPPLSPPPPFVPPPPSSGGSSASSIAAIAGGVAAGAALLFAAPAIGFAWWRRRKPQEHFFDVPAEEDPEVHLGQLKRFSLRELQVATDSFSNKNILGRGGFGKVYKGRLADGSLVAVKRLKEERTPGGELQFQTEVEMISMAVHRNLLRLRGFCMTPTERLLVYPYMANGSVASCLRERPPSEPPLDWTIRRRVALGAARGLSYLHDHCDPRIIHRDVKAANILLDEEFEAVVGDFGLAKLMDYKDTHVTTAVRGTIGHIAPEYLSTGKSSEKTDVFGYGIMLLELITGQRAFDLARLANDDDVMLLDWVKGLLKDKKLEMLVDPDLQNNYIEAEVESLIQVALLCTQGSPLERPKMSEVVRMLEGDGLAERWEEWQKVEVVRHDELAPHNHNEWIQDSTDNLHPVELSGPR
- the LOC135651643 gene encoding LRR receptor kinase BAK1-like isoform X4, which encodes MPLVLIVDLGNADLSGNLVPQLGLLKKLQYLELYSNNISGTIPSDLGNLTNLVSLDLYLNKFTGEIPDSLGNLKNLRFLRLNNNSLSGHIPGSLTTINALQVLDLSNNGLSGEVPSNGSFSQFTPISFQNNARLCGPGASKACPNSPPLSPPPPFVPPPPSSGGSSASSIAAIAGGVAAGAALLFAAPAIGFAWWRRRKPQEHFFDVPAEEDPEVHLGQLKRFSLRELQVATDSFSNKNILGRGGFGKVYKGRLADGSLVAVKRLKEERTPGGELQFQTEVEMISMAVHRNLLRLRGFCMTPTERLLVYPYMANGSVASCLRERPPSEPPLDWTIRRRVALGAARGLSYLHDHCDPRIIHRDVKAANILLDEEFEAVVGDFGLAKLMDYKDTHVTTAVRGTIGHIAPEYLSTGKSSEKTDVFGYGIMLLELITGQRAFDLARLANDDDVMLLDWVKGLLKDKKLEMLVDPDLQNNYIEAEVESLIQVALLCTQGSPLERPKMSEVVRMLEGDGLAERWEEWQKVEVVRHDELAPHNHNEWIQDSTDNLHPVELSGPR
- the LOC135651643 gene encoding LRR receptor kinase BAK1-like isoform X2, which gives rise to MAAAVRKAMARWFLWFVLVGSPLGRVLANMEGDALNSLKTNLIDPNNVLQSWDPTLVNPCTWFHVTCDSDNSVIRVDLGNADLSGNLVPQLGLLKKLQYLELYSNNISGTIPSDLGNLTNLVSLDLYLNKFTGEIPDSLGNLKNLRFLRLNNNSLSGHIPGSLTTINALQVLDLSNNGLSGEVPSNGSFSQFTPISFQNNARLCGPGASKACPNSPPLSPPPPFVPPPPSSGGSSASSIAAIAGGVAAGAALLFAAPAIGFAWWRRRKPQEHFFDVPAEEDPEVHLGQLKRFSLRELQVATDSFSNKNILGRGGFGKVYKGRLADGSLVAVKRLKEERTPGGELQFQTEVEMISMAVHRNLLRLRGFCMTPTERLLVYPYMANGSVASCLRERPPSEPPLDWTIRRRVALGAARGLSYLHDHCDPRIIHRDVKAANILLDEEFEAVVGDFGLAKLMDYKDTHVTTAVRGTIGHIAPEYLSTGKSSEKTDVFGYGIMLLELITGQRAFDLARLANDDDVMLLDWVKGLLKDKKLEMLVDPDLQNNYIEAEVESLIQVALLCTQGSPLERPKMSEVVRMLEGDGLAERWEEWQKVEVVRHDELAPHNHNEWIQDSTDNLHPVELSGPR
- the LOC135651643 gene encoding LRR receptor kinase BAK1-like isoform X3 — protein: MPLVLIVDLGNADLSGNLVPQLGLLKKLQYLELYSNNISGTIPSDLGNLTNLVSLDLYLNKFTGEIPDSLGNLKNLRFLRLNNNSLSGHIPGSLTTINALQVLDLSNNGLSGEVPSNGSFSQFTPIRCFAVLAIFLTFWFCYYLDIVITNHICLICSFQNNARLCGPGASKACPNSPPLSPPPPFVPPPPSSGGSSASSIAAIAGGVAAGAALLFAAPAIGFAWWRRRKPQEHFFDVPAEEDPEVHLGQLKRFSLRELQVATDSFSNKNILGRGGFGKVYKGRLADGSLVAVKRLKEERTPGGELQFQTEVEMISMAVHRNLLRLRGFCMTPTERLLVYPYMANGSVASCLRERPPSEPPLDWTIRRRVALGAARGLSYLHDHCDPRIIHRDVKAANILLDEEFEAVVGDFGLAKLMDYKDTHVTTAVRGTIGHIAPEYLSTGKSSEKTDVFGYGIMLLELITGQRAFDLARLANDDDVMLLDWVKGLLKDKKLEMLVDPDLQNNYIEAEVESLIQVALLCTQGSPLERPKMSEVVRMLEGDGLAERWEEWQKVEVVRHDELAPHNHNEWIQDSTDNLHPVELSGPR